A genomic region of Miscanthus floridulus cultivar M001 chromosome 3, ASM1932011v1, whole genome shotgun sequence contains the following coding sequences:
- the LOC136546318 gene encoding protein GAMETE EXPRESSED 1-like gives MSRNISPVLLILICFLVCPVRIRGFSWNIFSSSSAPKGGERAPVIELDGAVADFALDGTNDPRGLKLLENARNKLAGPRNCWQEAYRKLFASCSEIMADKERQSRLAWHLSSCFQEDSGRPPFRSCAEGSKMVHCRKRLSESEGKVFLEFFLETNTLCHQLQTEAFKHNTERLVNDLTRTSKSAEEKLEVIEERSDQIIKESSKVKDTLSSIETQADNLAEVSKHTEEQINVVLVHSKSIFEQSKEIATTQAQLSKGQSEMREKIEAGNARVEESYERLGNGMDKIKEETGSMQREIKSVGESISSKMQNLQRTADDIGSVTGKSLENQKQLLNGQNQAMDGLNKLHSFQAKSLEESRETMQKLAQYGQRQQEELLSRQEEIRKAHEHLIQNSHSTLEAQEEFRAKQANIFAALDKLYILHNAILAESRFIKAFFFYCCIVFLIYMLTGAKQTFSIRGQLYFGLCITLLLEIGLIKIGADDFDKQFWVMSKVFLVRMVFLGAATVQILHSIFTFRDYEVLNHGLLQTLVEKVRALEENAGGRALSYGSESESESESLRDYSWVFDELVDEVDSKMDPTYILPPERSPLIRRRNQVVVAEEIGENSLTTSVSPKYNLRPRK, from the exons ATGTCAAGAAACATTTCGCCCGTGCTGCTGATTTTGATCTGCTTCTTGGTTTGTCCTGTGAGGATCCGTGGATTCTCATGGAACATCTTCTCCTCCTCGTCTGCGCCCAAGGGCGGCGAACGCGCTCCGGTGATAGAGCTCGATGGCGCGGTGGCCGACTTCGCCCTGGACGGAACCAATGACCCCAGAGGGCTCAAGCTGCTGGAGAACGCGCGGAACAAGCTCGCCGGGCCGAGGAACTGCTGGCAGGAGGCGTACCGGAAGCTCTTCGCTAGCTGCAGCGAGATCATGGCCGACAAGGAGAGGCAGTCGCGCCTGGCGTGGCACCTCAGCAGCTGCTTCCAGGAGGACTCGGGGCGGCCGCCCTTCCGGTCCTGCGCAGAGGGATCCAAGATGGTGCACTGCCGCAAGCGGCTGAGTGAATCAGAAGGCAAGGTCTTCCTCGAGTTCTTCTTGGAGACCAACACCCTATGCCACCAATTGCA GACTGAAGCTTTCAAGCACAACACTGAGAGGCTCGTCAATGATCTCACAAGGACATCCAAGTCCGCTGAGGAGAAGCTCGAGGTGATCGAAGAGAGGTCAGATCAGATCATCAAAGAGTCTAGTAAAGTGAAGGACACGCTGTCATCGATCGAGACGCAAGCCGACAACCTGGCAGAGGTGTCAAAGCACACCGAGGAGCAGATCAACGTTGTGCTGGTTCACTCGAAGTCCATCTTTGAGCAGTCCAAGGAGATCGCTACCACTCAGGCACAACTGAGTAAAGGGCAATCAGAGATGAGGGAGAAGATTGAGGCAGGTAATGCGCGCGTTGAGGAATCATATGAAAGACTAGGAAACGGGATGGATAAGATAAAAGAAGAGACTGGATCTATGCAAAGGGAAATTAAAAGTGTTGGTGAGTCAATATCTTCAAAGATGCAGAATTTGCAAAGAACTGCTGATGACATTGGGAGTGTTACTGGCAAGTCCTTGGAGAACCAAAAGCAGCTACTGAATGGACAGAACCAGGCCATGGATGGACTGAATAAGCTCCACAGCTTTCAAGCAAAATCTCTCGAAGAAAGCAG GGAAACAATGCAGAAACTTGCACAGTATGGCCAGCGTCAGCAGGAAGAGCTACTGTCCCGGCAAGAAGAAATCCGGAAAGCTCACGAGCATCTCATCCAAAATTCTCACTCCACACTGGAAGCCCAG GAAGAGTTCAGAGCAAAGCAGGCTAACATTTTTGCTGCTCTGGACAAGCTGTATATTCTGCACAATGCCATTCTAGCTGAGTCTCGCTTCATCAAGGCCTTCTTCTTCTACTGCTGCATTGTGTTCCTCATCTATATGCTCACCGGTGCAAAGCAAACGTTCAGCATCAGGGGCCAGCTCTACTTTG GTCTGTGCATTACGCTTCTATTGGAGATTGGGTTGATCAAAATTGGCGCCGACGACTTCGACAAGCAGTTCTGGGTCATGTCCAAGGTGTTCTTGGTCAGAATGGTGTTCCTCGGCGCTGCCACCGTTCAGATCTTGCACTCCATATTCACCTTCAG GGACTATGAGGTGCTGAACCACGGGCTGCTCCAGACGCTGGTCGAGAAGGTCCGGGCGCTGGAGGAAAACGCCGGCGGGAGGGCGCTGTCATACGGctcggagtcggagtcggagtcggagaGCCTGAGGGACTACTCGTGGGTCTTCGACGAGCTGGTAGACGAGGTGGACAGCAAGATGGACCCAACATATATCCTGCCGCCGGAGCGGTCGCCTCTGATTCGAAGGCGCAACCAAGTTGTCGTGGCGGAGGAGATCGGCGAGAACTCCCTCACAACGTCGGTCTCCCCGAAGTACAATCTGCGGCCACGGAAATAG